A portion of the Caenorhabditis elegans chromosome III genome contains these proteins:
- the aldo-2 gene encoding Fructose-bisphosphate aldolase 2 (Confirmed by transcript evidence): MATVGGAFKDSLTQAQKDELHQIALKIVQDGKGILAADESTGTIGKRLDAINLENNETNRQKYRQLLFTTPNLNQHISGVILYEETFHQSTDKGEKFTDLLIKQGIVPGIKLDLGVVPLAGTIGEGTTQGLDKLAERAAAFKKGGCGFAKWRCVLNIGTHTPSHLGMLENANVLARYASICQANGLVPIVEPEVLCDGEHDLARAQKVTEQVLAFVYKALADHHVYLEGTLLKPNMVTPGQSSASKASHEAIGLATVTALRRGVPAAVPGITFLSGGQSELDATANLNAINSVQLGKPWKLTFSYGRALQASVLKAWGGKDENIAAAQKTLLHRSKANGDASLGKYAGEDAAGAAAESLFVAKHSY; the protein is encoded by the exons ATGGCAACTGTCGGAGGCGCTTTCAAGGACTCTCTTACCCAG GCTCAAAAAGACGAGCTTCACCAAATCGCtctcaaaattgttcaagATGGAAAGGGAATCCTCGCCGCCGATGAATCCACTG GCACAATCGGAAAGCGTCTTGATGCCATCAACCTCGAAAACAACGAGACAAATCGTCAGAAGTATCGTCAACTCCTGTTCACTACTCCAAATCTCAACCAGCACATCTCCGGAGTGATTCTCTACGAGGAGACATTCCATCAAAGCACCGATAAGGGAGAGAAGTTCACCGATCTTCTCATCAAGCAAGGAATCGTCCCAGGAATCAAGCTCGATCTCGGAGTTGTCCCATTGGCTGGAACCATTGGAGAGGGAACCACCCAGGGGCTCGACAAGCTTGCCGAACGTGCCGCTGCTTTCAAGAAGGGAGGATGTGGATTCGCCAAATGGCGTTGTGTTCTCAACATCGGAACTCACACCCCATCTCACCTCGGAATGCTCGAGAACGCCAATGTGCTAGCCAGATACGCTTCTATCTGCCAGGCCAACGGACTTGTTCCAATTGTCGAGCCAGAGGTTCTCTGCGACGGAGAACATGATTTGGCTCGTGCCCAGAAGGTTACTGAGCAAGTTCTTGCCTTTGTGTACAAGGCTCTTGCTGATCATCACGTGTATCTCGAAGGAACTCTTCTCAAGCCAAACATGGTTACTCCAGGACAATCGAGCGCGTCGAAAGCTTCACACGAGGCAATTGGATTGGCTACCGTAACCGCCTTGAGACGCGGAGTTCCAGCTGCAGTTCCAGGAATCACTTTCCTGTCTGGAGGGCAATCCGAACTTGATGCCACTGCTAACCTCAATGCTATTAACTCG GTTCAACTCGGAAAGCCATGGAAGCTCACCTTCTCTTATGGACGTGCTCTTCAAGCTTCTGTGCTCAAGGCATGGGGCGGAAAAGACGAGAACATCGCTGCCGCTCAGAAGACACTCCTTCACCGTTCCAAGGCCAATGGAGATGCATCTCTCGGAAAGTACGCCGGAGAAGACGCAGCTGGAGCCGCCGCCGAGTCTCTCTTCGTTGCCAAGCATTCCTATTAA
- the F01F1.3 gene encoding MIF4G domain-containing protein (Confirmed by transcript evidence) — protein MNDDKLRSLFASLATLTQQGPIPVQAYSMLAGQHSTEVLAEHMRLRWLSDGRFGPVAANILMHIHKSDPKDISLSSNVLALLLNDYRNRLSVRNDSRLMFRNCVKTLFSMYPVYVKMDECVSKCFIKPMFSSLDALIDDAPDTEDLETAGILLSENGRVLHDLNSYLVERIIVKLRHKLISEDPIVTKHVRQIFIHVYDLWAFGWSELNIPECLLTLSAEGKLSIVDQTPLRKNDISKQEFGSKESIV, from the exons ATGAACGATGATAAACTACGGAGCCTATTTGCATCTCTTGCAACTCTCACACAACAAGGACCAATTCCAG TGCAAGCCTACAGTATGCTTGCTGGTCAACATTCTACAGAAGTTCTCGCCGAACACATGAGGCTCCGATGGCTTTCGGATGGACGCTTTGGACCAGTTGCTGCAAATATACTAATGCACATCCATAAG tCCGATCCAAAAGACATTTCATTATCCTCAAATGTGTTGGCTCTACTACTCAACGACTACCGTAACCGGCTTTCAGTTCGAAACGATTCTCGACTTATGTTCAGGAATTGTGTGAAGACACTTTTTTC AATGTATCCAGTATATGTGAAAATGGACGAATGTGTGTCAAAATGCTTCATAAAACCAATGTTCTCATCTTTGGATGCACTTATTGATGATGCTCCAGATACCGAAGATCTAGAG acagCCGGGATACTTCTCAGCGAGAATGGTCGCGTTCTTCACGATTTGAATTCATATCTCGTCGAACGAATCATTGTAAAATTGCGTCATAAACTTATCAGTGAAGATCCAATTGTCACTAAACATGTCCGTCAAATATTCATTCAT GTGTATGATCTTTGGGCATTTGGATGGAGTGAGCTGAATATTCCTGAATGTCTTCTCACTTTGAGTGCAGAAGGGAAGCTATCGATTGTTGATCAGACACCACTTCGGAAGAATGATATCAGCAAGCAAGAGTTCGGAAGCAAAGAGAGCATTGTTTGA